From the Lolium rigidum isolate FL_2022 chromosome 2, APGP_CSIRO_Lrig_0.1, whole genome shotgun sequence genome, one window contains:
- the LOC124688809 gene encoding uncharacterized protein LOC124688809, with protein sequence MNQGDEHELVKAVDVHSFVCCGMWLHANFLARRKGAKNCVDLVPKYFFAELNLDGFGLLCASCVKIDSVESKNLGGCRECPGKIRHPADGTYLGAQACREPAAAGGLEVAFSF encoded by the exons ATGAATCAG GGGGATGAGCATGAGCTGGTTAAAGCAGTGGACGTTCATTCCTTTGTCTGCTGTGGTATGTGGTTGCATGCAAATTTCCTTGCTCGGCGTAAAGGTGCCAAGAACTGTGTTgatcttgttcccaaatacttctTTGCGGAACTGAATCTTGATGGATTTGGTCTGCTGTGTGCTTCATGTGTTAAGATTGATTCAG TTGAATCAAAGAACCTTGGTGGCTGTAGAGAGTGCCCAGGAAAAatcaggcaccctgctgatggaacTTATCTTGGTGCCCAGGCTTGCCGTGaacctgctgctgctggtggtctAGAAGTTGCATTTAGCTTTTGA
- the LOC124693454 gene encoding ABC transporter I family member 19-like: MAGDEGWKRSGIEVSTLQFGYDGQAPLFARFNLRVAPGSRCLLVGANGSGKTTLLKILAGKHMVGGRDVVRVLNGSAFHDTQFVCSGDLSYLGGSWSRTIGSVGDVPLQGDFSAEQMIFGVDGVDPVRREKLIDLLDIDLQWRMHKVSDGQRRRVQICMGLLHPYKVLLLDEITVDLDVVTRMDLLDFFKEECEQREATIVYATHIFDGLETWATDIAYIQEGELRKSAKYSDIEELKTAKNLLSVVESWLKSETKLPKKEPPRVESQPRRSSPFDASPFRASRHMAYYR; this comes from the exons ATGGCCGGAGACGAGGGGTGGAAGAGGAGCGGCATAGAGGTGAGCACCCTGCAGTTCGGCTACGACGGGCAGGCGCCGCTCTTCGCGCGCTTCAACCTCCGCGTCGCCCCCGGCTCGCGCTGCCTCCTCGTCGGCGCCAATGGATCCG GCAAGACCACTCTCTTGAAGATCCTTGCTGGGAAACATATGGTTGGAGGACGGGATGTTGTCCGTGTTCTTAATGGTTCTGCTTTTCATGACACACAGTTCGTGTGCAGTGGCGATCTTTCCTACCTGGGTGGTTCTTGGAGTCGAACGATTGGTTCAGTT GGTGATGTTCCACTACAAGGCGATTTCTCTGCTGAGCAGATGATTTTTGGAG TTGATGGGGTTGATCCTGTTAGGCGAGAGAAGCTGATTGATCTACTAGACATTGATCTGCAATGGCGCATGCATAAAGTTTCAGACGGACAGCGCCGCAGGGTACAGATTTGCATGGGTCTTCTTCATCCATACAAG GTACTCTTGCTTGATGAAATCACCGTCGATCTTGATGTCGTGACCAGGATGGATCTCCTTGACTTCTTCAAGGAAGAGTGTGAACAG AGAGAAGCTACGATCGTCTATGCCACCCACATATTCGACGGACTTGAGACATGGGCCACCGACATCGCGTACATCCAAGAAGGCGAACTCAGGAAATCTGCGAAATACTCTGACATCGAGGAGCTAAAGACTGCTAAGAACCTTCTGTCGGTCGTGGAGTCATGGCTCAAATCTGAGACCAAGCTCCCAAAGAAAGAACCTCCGCGCGTTGAGAGCCAGCCCAGGCGCTCCTCCCCATTCGACGCCTCCCCTTTCCGAGCGTCACGCCACATGGCCTACTACCGGTGA
- the LOC124688808 gene encoding kinesin-like protein KIN-10A produces MVYGPTGSGKSHTMSGCARQPGIVYRALRDILDGGGGVSGGEGGEGEEEEAGFGVGLFVQVAVLEIYNEEIYDLLVGSGAPNTRGNTPKVRLEVMGKKAKNATYISGNEAGKISREVAKVEKRRTVKSTLCNERSSRSHCMIILDVPSVGGRLMLVDMAGSENIEAAGQTGFEAKMQTAKINQGNTALKRVVESIANGDSHVPFRDSKLTMLLQDSFEDDKSKILMILCASPDPKELHKTVSTLEYGAKAKCIIRAAHASTPRDKMNTEESSAMLNSRIEAMNQFIYKLQKENKQREKERNEAQAVLRQKEEELAQVRAKLRVVEGQGAAAKEEEINLKVTEKTKVLKTELQMMEEKMLRQQQEIVALKQRLQEVESEKAHARQPLQQDVIGGRLLARLSEMSAGGDPSMSMAMSMSMDLDAGDQPTVLDVKVIKEDTRQQGQIWNQTSTAGSCTSAVQQEDVVRLSGFPEKAVLSTVYEEGDEEGEEKGNGAEEEVCKEVVEEESYKIDRMEQPLAEPDRTNRIQNIFRLCGNYRELVKKQNAESPVKQQVFGDENKQLGQQMLEDENNQPAKQLFGDENMDPSAWAAIETSMCDVKVADSPVSSQLSPIVCQVVDEAGLTVPEELKSCTTPEGNNQSRQKERDGLLEVYIKWESGNLIKGLKLLPTACLSDLRKLIEAHFEEASNKQQQHHHQFTFLLLGDPSGAPVSRENESTVQISRLPNWNNQTNSYLACLRAVKKPAADQLHQIPFSPLESKLNSALNDVQQQQRASGALSPKVVGQMSPSFIRELRA; encoded by the exons ATGGTCTACGGGCCCACGGGGTCCGGCAAGAGCCACACCATGTCTGGCTGCGCGCGCCAGCCCGGCATCGTCTACCGCGCGCTCCGGGACAtactcgacggcgggggcggcgtCTCTGGTGGTGAGGGCggcgagggcgaggaggaggaggccgggttCGGGGTCGGGCTGTTTGTGCAGGTCGCCGTGCTCGAGATTTACAACGAGGAGATCTATGACTTGCTCGTCGGGAGCGGAGCGCCCAACACTCGAGGGAACACGCCCAAG GTGAGGCTAGAAGTAATGGGGAAGAAAGCCAAGAATGCAACTTACATATCTGGAAATGAAGCTGGGAAGATATCAAGGGAAGTTGCTAAAGTAGAAAAGCGGCGCACTGTCAAGAGCACGCTATGTAATGAGAGAAGTTCGCGAAGTCACTGCATG ATAATCTTGGATGTCCCGTCGGTGGGAGGAAGACTGATGCTGGTAGATATGGCTGGCTCAGAGAACATAGAAGCCGCAGGCCAGACTGGATTTGAAGCGAAAATGCAG ACGGCAAAGATCAACCAAGGAAACACAGCTTTGAAACGAGTGGTTGAGTCTATAGCCAATGGTGATTCACACGTTCCATTTCGAGATAGCAAGCTCACGATGCTATTACAG GATTCCTTTGAGGATGACAAATCAAAGATTCTGATGATTCTGTGTGCGAGTCCTGACCCAAAGGAATTGCACAAGACAGTTTCTACATTGGAGTATGGTGCTAAAGCAAAATGCATTATCCGTGCTGCTCATGCATCAACACCAAGGGACAAAATGAACACTGAAGAGTCATCTGCAATGCTCAATTCAAGGATTGAGGCAATGAACCAGTTCATATACAAGCTCCAGAAGGAGAACAAGCAAAGAGAGAAAGAGCGCAATGAGGCCCAGGCTGTTCTTCGACAAAAGGAAGAGGAGCTAGCACAAGTAAGGGCAAAGCTCCGGGTGGTAGAAGGGCAAGGTGCAGCTGCAAAGGAGGAAGAGATAAACTTGAAGGTCACTGAGAAAACCAAGGTCCTGAAGACCGAGCTCCAGATGATGGAAGAGAAAATGCTTCGGCAGCAGCAAGAGATCGTTGCTTTGAAGCAAAGGCTGCAGGAGGTTGAGAGCGAAAAGGCGCATGCTCGGCAGCCTTTACAGCAGGATGTCATCGGAGGTAGATTGTTGGCACGATTATCTGAGATGTCTGCAGGAGGAGATCCATCCATGTCAATGGCGATGTCGATGTCCATGGATCTGGACGCGGGAGATCAGCCAACGGTTTTAGATGTGAAGGTGATAAAGGAGGACACTCGCCAGCAGGGCCAGATATGGAACCAGACATCCACAGCAGGCTCTTGCACCAGTGCCGTGCAGCAAGAAGATGTTGTCAGACTGTCTGGATTCCCAGAAAAGGCCGTCCTGAGCACTGTCTATgaggagggagatgaagaaggtGAAGAGAAGGGCAATGGCGCTGAAGAGGAAGTGTGCAAGGAAGTTGTGGAAGAGGAGAGCTACAAAATTGACAGAATGGAACAGCCTCTTGCAGAACCAGATAGGACTAACCGTATTCAGAACATCTTCAGGCTCTGTGGGAACTACCGTGAGCTTGTCAAGAAGCAGAACGCTGAGTCACCGGTGAAGCAGCAGGTGTTTGGAGACGAGAACAAGCAGCTGGGACAGCAAATGCTTGAAGATGAGAACAATCAGCCAGCAAAGCAATTGTTCGGTGATGAGAACATGGACCCATCAGCATGGGCAGCAATAGAAACCTCCATGTGTGATGTCAAAGTTGCTGATAGCCCAGTATCATCGCAACTATCACCGATCGTTTGCCAAGTTGTGGACGAGGCCGGCTTGACAGTGCCAGAAGAGCTGAAGTCATGCACCACACCTGAAGGTAATAATCAGAGCAGGCAGAAGGAGCGAGATGGCCTGCTGGAAGTGTACATCAAATGGGAGTCCGGCAATCTTATCAAGGGGCTGAAACTTCTGCCGACAGCTTGCCTTTCAGACCTGAGAAAGCTCATAGAGGCTCACTTCGAAGAAGCCAGcaacaagcagcagcagcaccaccaccaattCACTTTCCTTCTCCTTGGG gatccttctggtgctccagtgTCAAGAGAGAACGAGTCGACGGTGCAGATAAGCAGGCTGCCCAATTGGAATAACCAGACCAACAGCTACCTCGCCTGCCTGCGCGCCGTGAAGAAGCCAGCGGCGGATCAACTCCACCAGATACCGTTCAGCCCACTGGAAAGCAAGCTCAACTCTGCTCTGAACGacgtgcagcagcagcagcgtgcCTCCGGCGCCCTCTCTCCTAAGGTCGTCGGCCAGATGAGCCCCAGCTTCATCCGTGAGCTCAGAGCTTGA